Proteins encoded within one genomic window of Salipaludibacillus agaradhaerens:
- the flgM gene encoding flagellar biosynthesis anti-sigma factor FlgM — protein sequence MKINPAHSIQQYRKSQEAQQKVDQNKINQSDKVQISEAAKKMAEGSEISPERQEHVNQVKQQIENGTYKINHQEVARKLYEFWDL from the coding sequence ATGAAAATTAATCCAGCACATTCAATCCAACAATATCGAAAGTCACAAGAAGCACAGCAAAAAGTTGATCAAAATAAAATCAATCAATCTGATAAAGTGCAAATTTCGGAGGCAGCGAAAAAAATGGCTGAAGGAAGTGAAATCTCACCAGAACGTCAAGAGCATGTCAATCAAGTGAAACAGCAGATTGAGAATGGCACCTATAAAATTAACCATCAAGAAGTTGCCAGAAAGCTTTATGAATTTTGGGATCTTTAA
- a CDS encoding flagellar protein FlgN encodes MVEQLIQILQAMTVVHERFNEQAVRKEEIIKKGNIEGLEQIMKEESPFIQKLRKLENARQTVIRQWMEDKGIFEEEVTMAHLLPLFPESEREQLHYWQQRLMTEIHTLKKQNDLNHQLLEDSLRFVNFSIDVMSPKTPFSSYSHDGRNEDFEDKEGSGPSLFDSKA; translated from the coding sequence GTGGTTGAGCAGCTAATACAAATTTTACAGGCGATGACTGTCGTACATGAACGCTTTAATGAGCAAGCCGTTAGAAAAGAAGAGATCATTAAAAAAGGAAATATAGAAGGTCTTGAACAAATCATGAAAGAAGAGTCGCCTTTTATTCAAAAACTACGCAAACTTGAAAACGCAAGACAGACAGTGATTCGACAATGGATGGAAGACAAAGGTATTTTTGAAGAAGAAGTGACAATGGCACATCTTCTGCCGCTGTTCCCTGAGTCTGAACGCGAACAATTACACTACTGGCAACAACGACTTATGACAGAAATCCATACACTAAAAAAACAAAATGATCTCAATCACCAATTGTTAGAAGATTCCTTACGCTTTGTAAATTTTTCAATCGATGTCATGTCTCCGAAAACACCATTTTCTAGCTACTCACATGATGGTAGGAATGAAGACTTTGAGGATAAGGAAGGCAGCGGACCATCATTATTCGATTCAAAAGCTTAA
- the flgK gene encoding flagellar hook-associated protein FlgK: protein MISTFHGLETMRRALSTQQAALYTTGHNIANANTPGYSRQRVNFTQTEAFPNPAFNKPGIPGQLGTGVKAGEIQRIRDSFLDLQFRGENAKLGYWSTKYAALERMEDVMNELDNGNAKVINQFWQALEDVSANPEDAGARAVLQQRGVAVAEAFNHTYESIETIQRDYRDQIGVENSRVNSVLNQINEINKQIASVEVHGLLPNDLYDKRDLLVDELSQFMNIEVERVPSGGNAKEMAEGRYTIHLLDNNGQRLNDIVLLDGSTFEYNEISVTDADGGQLDGPVTEILIGGTAIAFEDFNSNGSLKAMIEAYGYMEGGEVKGIYNEMMQNLDTMISVFVEEFNNVHSSGWSLSEIEAGEKANGGAGYNFFEFADPHGGGVQGSAKYLKVSEAILSSTDNIAAAREVLDENGDPTAYAGDGSNALNLANVKGTQLNYGGQTASLDSFYQGVIGRMAVGVSEASNMTNNFQSLANSINERRQAVSSVSLDEELANMIQFQHAYNAAARNMTAVDEMLDTIINGMGRVGR, encoded by the coding sequence ATGATATCAACATTTCACGGTCTTGAAACGATGCGCCGTGCATTAAGCACACAACAAGCAGCGCTATATACAACGGGCCATAACATTGCGAATGCCAATACACCTGGTTACTCTAGACAACGTGTTAATTTTACTCAAACTGAAGCTTTTCCTAATCCTGCATTTAACAAACCAGGAATACCAGGTCAGCTTGGTACAGGAGTTAAAGCCGGTGAAATTCAACGGATCCGTGATTCGTTTTTAGATTTACAATTTAGAGGCGAGAATGCCAAGCTTGGATATTGGAGTACAAAGTATGCGGCTTTGGAGCGCATGGAAGATGTGATGAATGAACTTGATAATGGAAATGCTAAAGTAATTAACCAATTTTGGCAGGCGTTAGAAGATGTGTCGGCGAACCCTGAGGATGCTGGTGCTAGAGCTGTCCTTCAACAGCGAGGGGTCGCTGTTGCAGAAGCGTTTAATCATACGTATGAGTCTATTGAAACAATTCAACGCGATTACCGTGATCAAATTGGGGTTGAAAACAGTCGAGTTAATTCAGTATTAAACCAAATAAATGAAATTAATAAACAGATTGCCAGCGTAGAAGTACACGGTTTACTCCCGAATGACTTGTACGATAAACGTGACCTGCTCGTGGATGAATTGTCTCAATTTATGAATATTGAAGTGGAACGTGTGCCTAGTGGTGGCAATGCGAAAGAAATGGCGGAAGGCCGCTATACAATCCATTTACTTGATAATAACGGTCAACGTTTAAATGACATCGTTCTACTCGATGGCTCCACGTTTGAATATAATGAAATATCTGTAACAGATGCTGATGGCGGTCAGCTTGATGGACCAGTTACAGAAATTTTAATTGGTGGCACTGCAATTGCTTTTGAAGATTTTAATTCAAATGGCTCACTTAAAGCCATGATAGAAGCTTATGGGTACATGGAAGGCGGCGAAGTTAAAGGTATCTATAACGAAATGATGCAAAATTTAGATACTATGATCTCTGTCTTTGTAGAGGAGTTTAATAATGTTCATAGCAGCGGCTGGAGCTTATCAGAAATTGAAGCAGGCGAAAAAGCCAACGGTGGAGCAGGTTATAACTTCTTTGAATTTGCAGATCCCCACGGTGGGGGGGTTCAAGGATCAGCTAAATACTTAAAAGTGTCAGAAGCTATCTTGAGTAGCACTGATAATATTGCGGCTGCTCGTGAAGTGCTAGATGAAAATGGCGATCCTACTGCTTATGCTGGTGACGGATCTAATGCGTTGAATTTAGCAAATGTAAAAGGTACTCAATTAAACTACGGTGGTCAGACGGCTAGCTTAGATAGCTTTTATCAAGGAGTTATCGGGCGTATGGCAGTGGGTGTCAGTGAAGCAAGTAATATGACAAACAATTTCCAATCGCTAGCGAACTCAATTAATGAAAGACGACAAGCTGTAAGCAGTGTGTCATTGGATGAAGAGTTAGCTAATATGATTCAATTTCAGCATGCATACAATGCGGCAGCGCGTAACATGACTGCAGTCGATGAAATGTTAGATACGATTATAAACGGTATGGGCCGAGTAGGCAGATAA
- the flgL gene encoding flagellar hook-associated protein FlgL, with protein sequence MRVTQSMISTSTLRHLNTSMSQLKMYQDQLSTGKKITRPSQDPVVAMNGMRYRTQLVEVQQFKRNLGEAYNWMDSADSALNDTTSALQRIRELTVQASNDTYEEGQRGNIAEEVRQLKEHLESLANTKSNNKYIFNGTNTTNKPVDLENDTFSTNTHDVELELLKGVKVPVNVSPQNVFSQQMFNDIQQLENMLMNEDTTAEELSAMLDTVDGHINNAINERAALGARVNRVEMMDQRLQDQKVLATRIMSDNEDADLAEVITQLLTQENVHRAALSSSSRIIQPSLLDFLR encoded by the coding sequence ATGCGTGTAACACAATCAATGATCTCAACTAGTACGCTTCGGCATTTAAATACAAGTATGTCTCAACTTAAAATGTATCAAGATCAGCTTTCCACTGGTAAAAAGATTACTCGTCCTTCTCAGGATCCAGTGGTAGCGATGAATGGGATGCGTTATCGCACACAACTAGTGGAAGTCCAACAATTTAAACGGAATTTAGGAGAAGCATACAATTGGATGGATTCCGCCGATTCAGCTTTAAATGATACGACTAGTGCTTTACAAAGAATACGTGAGTTGACCGTTCAAGCGTCGAACGACACATATGAAGAAGGGCAAAGAGGGAATATTGCGGAAGAAGTCCGTCAACTAAAAGAGCATTTAGAGTCATTAGCTAATACAAAATCTAATAATAAATATATATTTAATGGTACCAATACGACAAATAAACCAGTGGACTTAGAAAACGACACATTTTCCACAAATACACATGATGTTGAGCTTGAATTGTTAAAAGGCGTTAAAGTGCCTGTTAATGTGAGTCCACAAAATGTTTTCTCTCAGCAAATGTTTAACGATATACAGCAACTAGAAAACATGCTGATGAATGAAGATACGACAGCAGAAGAATTGTCTGCCATGCTTGATACAGTAGATGGCCATATAAATAATGCGATTAATGAGAGAGCGGCTTTAGGGGCGAGAGTAAACAGAGTTGAAATGATGGATCAACGCCTTCAAGACCAAAAGGTATTAGCGACACGTATTATGTCCGATAATGAAGATGCTGATCTGGCAGAAGTTATTACACAATTATTGACACAAGAAAACGTCCATCGCGCAGCGTTGTCTTCCAGCTCGCGGATTATTCAGCCTTCTTTACTGGACTTTTTAAGATAG
- a CDS encoding DUF6470 family protein, with protein MTLPQIAISAVQAKTGIQQSRPYMSMRQPGPDMTIDQNVAGKLRISTTASRLYIDQTEAFADADVKSPLRRGKENAAKGNQKVMQFIAETMRHGEQLKKIENNTNALASVAKQRSERAPKSYNFAAVPEHMGKVKINYTPSELQFDADLPHVAIHVKRNNPEIQVPRWETNVYLEQKNNIHFSVIPGSAINKEL; from the coding sequence ATGACTTTACCACAGATAGCTATTTCCGCAGTTCAAGCTAAAACAGGGATTCAACAATCGCGTCCGTATATGAGTATGCGTCAGCCTGGACCAGATATGACAATTGACCAGAATGTAGCTGGAAAACTAAGAATAAGTACAACAGCCTCACGGCTATATATTGACCAAACAGAAGCTTTTGCAGATGCTGATGTAAAAAGTCCTTTACGCCGTGGGAAAGAAAATGCAGCTAAAGGGAATCAGAAAGTGATGCAATTTATCGCTGAAACGATGCGTCATGGTGAACAACTAAAAAAGATCGAAAACAATACTAATGCGCTCGCATCAGTAGCAAAACAGCGAAGCGAACGGGCACCAAAATCGTATAATTTTGCCGCTGTACCAGAGCATATGGGAAAGGTGAAAATTAATTACACACCTTCAGAACTCCAGTTCGATGCAGATTTACCGCATGTAGCTATTCATGTGAAGCGAAATAACCCTGAAATTCAGGTGCCGAGGTGGGAAACAAACGTCTATTTAGAACAAAAAAATAATATACACTTTTCTGTGATTCCAGGAAGTGCAATCAATAAAGAATTATAA
- the fliW gene encoding flagellar assembly protein FliW — protein MQIDTKYSGVTEINSQNIITFNQGLPSFEEEKSFILLPFSEEPGPFSILQSTLTPGLALVVMTPFAFFPDYEADLSDQTLEALQIEKSEDVVVFVVLTLRDTLEESTANLRGPIVINTAKKVGKQIVLNDSAYHTKHSLQTVAASGKKGE, from the coding sequence TTGCAAATAGATACAAAATATTCAGGTGTGACAGAGATAAATAGCCAAAACATTATTACCTTCAATCAAGGACTTCCAAGCTTTGAAGAAGAGAAGTCATTTATACTCCTACCCTTTAGTGAAGAACCTGGCCCGTTTTCAATATTACAATCTACTCTCACTCCCGGATTAGCCTTGGTGGTGATGACACCATTTGCTTTCTTTCCTGATTATGAGGCAGATTTGTCAGATCAGACGTTGGAGGCGTTACAAATCGAAAAGAGTGAAGACGTCGTTGTTTTTGTCGTCTTAACATTACGTGACACCCTTGAAGAGTCTACTGCCAACTTACGAGGACCCATTGTCATTAATACAGCGAAAAAAGTAGGCAAACAGATTGTATTAAATGATTCTGCTTATCATACGAAACATTCGCTTCAAACGGTCGCAGCGTCTGGGAAGAAGGGAGAATGA
- the csrA gene encoding carbon storage regulator CsrA, which yields MLVLTRKLNESIKIGDDIEVTIIGIEGDQVKLGIDAPKNIDIHRKEVYLAIKEENNAAANGSLDVLKQLTKAIKESNK from the coding sequence ATGCTTGTATTAACCCGTAAATTGAATGAGTCCATAAAAATTGGAGACGATATAGAAGTAACTATTATTGGTATAGAGGGAGATCAAGTAAAACTAGGGATTGACGCCCCAAAAAATATAGATATACATCGTAAAGAAGTCTATTTAGCCATTAAGGAAGAGAATAATGCTGCAGCAAATGGCTCTTTAGATGTTTTAAAACAATTAACAAAGGCTATAAAAGAAAGTAACAAGTAA
- a CDS encoding response regulator transcription factor, whose protein sequence is MHSLYSAEDTAITEKVLFIDYDHCLTDDTAQKMSMAAGDKEVIIEKSCPENLDQVRYLFFLIEDQTVETLRWIEEQLEELKSKETFTLIMTVNRPTKYLFPYLANGLNGIVSLRHFMTRGQRVLDTLDQFGVFLEQYLHRELVTDLQRKKLKDRPIKRLVLRTEDVKYILTQNEKKVLQHILDGHNNRKIAELMYLAPSTVSTVISHLLKKLGANDRTDAMVQIIRKGWVDAVR, encoded by the coding sequence ATGCACTCATTGTATTCTGCCGAAGATACAGCCATTACCGAAAAGGTCCTCTTTATCGATTATGATCACTGTCTTACAGATGATACTGCCCAAAAGATGTCAATGGCAGCTGGAGACAAAGAAGTGATTATCGAGAAGAGTTGTCCAGAAAATCTGGATCAAGTGCGCTATCTTTTTTTCTTGATTGAGGATCAAACAGTAGAAACCCTTCGATGGATCGAAGAGCAACTGGAAGAATTGAAGTCTAAAGAAACATTTACGTTAATTATGACGGTGAACCGTCCTACCAAATATTTATTTCCCTATTTAGCAAACGGTTTAAATGGTATTGTGTCATTACGTCATTTTATGACTCGGGGACAAAGGGTATTAGACACCCTTGATCAATTCGGTGTATTCCTTGAGCAGTATCTTCATAGAGAGCTTGTGACTGATCTGCAAAGGAAGAAACTGAAGGATCGTCCAATAAAGCGGCTCGTATTACGTACCGAGGATGTTAAATACATATTAACTCAAAATGAAAAGAAAGTATTGCAGCATATCTTAGATGGACATAATAACCGCAAAATTGCCGAACTTATGTATTTAGCACCATCTACAGTAAGCACAGTAATAAGCCATCTTCTGAAAAAATTAGGTGCAAATGATCGCACAGATGCTATGGTGCAAATTATAAGAAAAGGTTGGGTAGATGCAGTAAGGTAA
- a CDS encoding response regulator transcription factor: MDENKVSVSRILIVDLMGLIADNHLSQLQVNLERAKLKKTAELPCSFENVDVLFYVLPKENQVDLTHLNKISKKSHMKIYLMTEEVSASFIPYLSFPFDGLFSLEFFYRNAQLVINTVYSTGPVLEPAMHHRLAFEIDRRRTVKKPIKQFILKNDKVEGLLKENEQKVLQLLLEGCSNQMIAQRLYFSPSTVSSTISSLLRKMDVQDRTQATVQAIRNGWVESLR, from the coding sequence ATGGATGAGAATAAAGTATCAGTTAGTCGTATTTTGATTGTGGATTTAATGGGTCTTATTGCGGATAATCATCTTAGTCAATTGCAGGTAAACCTTGAAAGAGCAAAGTTAAAGAAAACAGCAGAACTACCTTGTTCCTTCGAAAATGTAGACGTTTTATTTTACGTTCTTCCTAAAGAGAATCAAGTTGATTTGACTCACTTAAACAAAATAAGTAAAAAGTCACACATGAAAATATATTTAATGACTGAGGAAGTGTCAGCGTCTTTTATTCCGTACTTATCTTTTCCATTTGATGGATTATTCTCGCTGGAATTCTTTTATCGAAACGCCCAATTAGTTATCAATACAGTATATTCGACAGGACCGGTATTAGAACCAGCTATGCATCATCGCTTAGCGTTCGAAATTGATCGACGCCGGACTGTAAAGAAACCAATTAAACAGTTTATCTTAAAAAATGATAAAGTGGAGGGTTTACTAAAAGAGAATGAGCAAAAAGTTCTTCAATTACTATTAGAAGGGTGTAGCAACCAAATGATTGCCCAAAGATTGTACTTCTCTCCTTCGACGGTGAGTTCAACTATTAGCAGCTTACTTAGAAAAATGGATGTTCAAGATCGAACACAAGCGACTGTACAAGCGATTCGCAATGGTTGGGTTGAAAGTCTCAGATAG
- the hag gene encoding flagellin Hag, which translates to MIINNNMSAMNAHRQLGINQNFQQSSMEKLSSGLRINRAGDDAAGLSISEKMRAQIRGLDQASRNSQDGISLIQTAEGALDESHSILQRMRELVVQAGNTGTNEEADLQAIQDEIGQLQEELTGIANRTEFNGKTLLNGDFDADSDNSLVFQIGANATQQISVNIENMDADSLGDGTNFVSGIDVTGFVNNAADEAGGFDETLATVDAALQQVSDQRSALGSVQNRLEHTIRNLDNSSENLQAAESRIRDVDMAKEMMEFTKNNILSQASQSMLAQANQLPQSVLQLLG; encoded by the coding sequence ATGATTATTAACAATAATATGAGTGCAATGAACGCTCATCGTCAATTAGGTATTAACCAAAATTTTCAACAGTCTTCAATGGAGAAATTATCTTCAGGTCTTCGTATTAACCGTGCTGGAGACGACGCTGCTGGACTATCAATCTCTGAGAAAATGCGTGCGCAAATCCGTGGTTTGGATCAAGCAAGCCGTAACTCACAAGATGGTATTTCATTAATTCAAACAGCTGAAGGTGCATTAGATGAGTCTCACTCAATCCTTCAACGTATGCGTGAGCTTGTAGTACAAGCTGGTAACACAGGTACAAACGAAGAAGCAGACCTTCAAGCGATCCAAGATGAAATTGGACAACTTCAAGAAGAGTTAACAGGTATTGCTAACCGTACTGAGTTCAACGGTAAAACACTATTAAATGGTGACTTTGACGCTGATAGCGACAACAGCCTTGTGTTCCAAATCGGTGCTAACGCAACACAACAAATCTCTGTTAACATCGAAAACATGGATGCAGATTCTTTAGGTGATGGTACTAATTTTGTTTCTGGCATTGATGTAACTGGATTTGTTAACAATGCTGCTGATGAAGCTGGCGGGTTTGATGAGACTCTTGCAACTGTAGATGCAGCACTTCAACAAGTATCTGACCAACGTTCAGCATTAGGTTCTGTACAAAACCGTTTAGAGCACACAATCCGTAACTTAGATAACTCATCTGAGAACTTACAAGCTGCAGAATCACGAATCCGTGACGTAGACATGGCGAAAGAAATGATGGAATTCACTAAGAACAACATCCTTTCTCAAGCGTCTCAATCTATGCTTGCACAAGCTAACCAACTTCCACAATCTGTTCTTCAATTACTTGGTTAA
- the hag gene encoding flagellin Hag → MIINNNMSAMNAHRQLGINQNFQQSSMEKLSSGLRINRAGDDAAGLSISEKMRAQIRGLDQASRNSQDGISLIQTAEGALDESHSILQRMRELVVQAGNTGTNEEADLQAIQDEIGQLQEELTGIANRTEFNGKTLLNGDFDADSDNSLVFQIGANATQQISVNIENMDANSLGTDDTLNIASVNVTGFVGNAADEAGGFDETLAIVDAALQQVSDQRSALGSVQNRLEHTIRNLDNSSENLQAAESRIRDVDMAKEMMEFTKNNILSQASQSMLAQANQLPQSVLQLLG, encoded by the coding sequence ATGATTATCAACAATAATATGAGCGCAATGAACGCTCACCGTCAATTAGGTATTAACCAAAATTTCCAACAGTCTTCAATGGAGAAATTATCTTCAGGTCTTCGTATTAACCGTGCTGGAGACGACGCTGCTGGACTTTCAATCTCTGAGAAAATGCGTGCGCAAATCCGTGGTTTGGATCAAGCAAGCCGTAACTCACAAGATGGTATTTCTTTAATTCAAACAGCTGAAGGTGCATTAGATGAGTCACACTCTATCCTTCAACGTATGCGTGAGCTTGTAGTACAAGCTGGTAACACAGGTACAAACGAAGAAGCAGATCTTCAAGCGATCCAAGATGAAATTGGACAACTTCAAGAAGAGTTAACAGGTATTGCTAACCGTACTGAGTTCAACGGTAAAACACTATTAAATGGTGACTTTGACGCTGATAGCGACAACAGCCTTGTGTTCCAAATCGGTGCTAACGCAACACAACAAATCTCTGTTAACATCGAAAACATGGATGCAAACTCTTTAGGAACTGATGACACTTTAAATATTGCATCTGTTAATGTAACTGGCTTTGTTGGTAACGCTGCTGATGAAGCAGGTGGATTTGATGAAACACTAGCGATCGTTGATGCAGCACTTCAACAAGTATCTGACCAACGTTCAGCATTAGGTTCTGTACAAAACCGTTTAGAGCACACAATCCGTAACTTAGATAACTCATCTGAGAACTTACAAGCTGCAGAATCACGAATCCGTGACGTAGACATGGCGAAAGAAATGATGGAATTCACTAAGAACAACATCCTTTCTCAAGCGTCTCAATCTATGCTTGCACAAGCTAACCAACTTCCACAATCTGTTCTTCAATTACTTGGTTAA
- the hag gene encoding flagellin Hag, with protein MIINNNMSAMNAHRQLGINQNFQQSSMEKLSSGLRINRAGDDAAGLSISEKMRAQIRGLDQASRNSQDGISLIQTAEGALDESHSILQRMRELVVQAGNTGTNEEADLQAIQDEIGQLQEELTGIANRTEFNGKTLLNGDFDADSDNSLVFQIGANATQQISVNIENMDAASLGTDDTLNIASINVTGFVDNAADEAGGFDETLAIVDAALQQVSDQRSALGSVQNRLEHTIRNLDNSSENLQAAESRIRDVDMAKEMMEFTKNNILSQASQSMLAQANQLPQSVLQLLG; from the coding sequence ATGATTATCAACAATAATATGAGCGCAATGAACGCTCACCGTCAATTAGGTATTAACCAAAATTTCCAACAGTCTTCAATGGAGAAATTATCTTCAGGTCTTCGTATTAACCGTGCAGGAGACGACGCTGCTGGACTATCTATCTCTGAGAAAATGCGTGCGCAAATCCGTGGTTTGGATCAAGCAAGCCGTAACTCACAAGATGGTATTTCTTTAATTCAAACAGCTGAAGGTGCATTAGATGAGTCTCACTCAATCCTTCAACGTATGCGTGAGCTTGTAGTACAAGCTGGTAACACAGGTACAAACGAAGAAGCAGACCTTCAAGCGATCCAAGATGAAATTGGACAACTTCAAGAAGAGTTAACAGGTATCGCGAACCGTACTGAGTTCAACGGTAAAACACTTTTAAATGGTGACTTTGACGCTGATAGCGACAACAGCCTTGTGTTCCAAATCGGTGCTAACGCAACACAACAAATCTCTGTTAACATCGAGAACATGGATGCAGCTTCTTTAGGAACTGATGACACTTTAAACATTGCTTCTATCAATGTAACTGGCTTTGTTGACAACGCTGCTGATGAAGCAGGTGGATTTGATGAAACACTAGCGATCGTTGATGCAGCACTTCAACAAGTATCTGACCAACGTTCAGCATTAGGTTCTGTACAAAACCGTTTAGAGCACACAATCCGTAACTTAGATAACTCATCTGAGAACTTACAAGCTGCAGAATCACGAATCCGTGACGTAGACATGGCGAAAGAAATGATGGAATTCACTAAGAACAACATCCTTTCTCAAGCGTCTCAATCTATGCTTGCACAAGCTAACCAACTTCCACAATCTGTTCTTCAATTACTTGGTTAA
- a CDS encoding Ig-like domain-containing protein: MKKVLSLCLFFLLIPQLVLAEEVTINLDEIDDDVVLDKLEDFEGEPLEIKGEDEDIHSLQKDVEKIVENDAETIEPLDTPINDSPNNAYSIDIDGVYQDVLTEEGQTKWYLFENIEQGKLTVFLQTVNSENIDYDLHFFKLDEETMTLENQLSSTYGPGMNEQLAQISDGGIYFVAVSSWEGYDENTPFYFTVLHSSDYDSQEPDDNIWQATLYNNEIQVNGTVDNEFDLDWKMLSLDEEKILNTQLEHNADASYQLDIFDMNLNLLASFSDNQSYNNYVFPEGDYFIRVASTSSYDAMEAYNLSMTEAGPPPSRVNVTRIDSDGGVQGYIDYGYGNFWRIRSNITIHGQLLDNNGNPVPNTPVEFTVVREINNTPISGASTTDSDGNFSVNVNNIGPAAGYLSYYTGYRIHYFDLIPLIASSNGVQLASNEDGVYHFAYSTF, translated from the coding sequence ATGAAAAAGGTGTTAAGTCTATGTTTATTTTTTCTATTAATACCACAACTGGTTTTGGCTGAAGAAGTGACTATTAATTTGGATGAGATCGATGATGATGTCGTATTAGACAAGTTGGAAGACTTTGAAGGGGAACCACTGGAAATTAAAGGGGAAGATGAGGATATTCATTCCTTACAAAAAGACGTTGAAAAAATTGTTGAAAATGATGCTGAAACTATTGAACCTCTTGATACTCCGATAAATGATAGTCCTAACAATGCTTATAGTATTGACATTGATGGTGTCTATCAGGATGTTTTGACGGAGGAAGGTCAAACTAAATGGTATCTTTTTGAAAACATAGAACAAGGTAAATTAACGGTCTTTTTGCAAACGGTTAATTCTGAAAATATCGATTATGACCTTCATTTTTTTAAATTAGATGAAGAGACAATGACGCTGGAAAATCAATTATCCTCCACTTATGGTCCAGGTATGAATGAACAACTTGCTCAGATTAGTGATGGCGGCATCTACTTCGTAGCAGTAAGTTCATGGGAAGGCTATGATGAAAATACACCATTTTATTTCACCGTTCTACATTCCTCTGATTATGATAGCCAAGAGCCTGATGATAATATATGGCAAGCAACCTTATATAATAATGAAATCCAAGTAAATGGAACGGTGGATAATGAATTTGACTTGGATTGGAAGATGTTATCGCTAGATGAAGAGAAAATATTAAATACTCAGTTAGAACATAATGCGGATGCATCCTATCAATTAGATATTTTTGATATGAATTTAAACTTGCTAGCTTCTTTTTCAGATAATCAAAGCTACAATAATTATGTTTTTCCTGAGGGTGACTATTTTATAAGAGTGGCATCTACTTCATCTTATGATGCAATGGAAGCCTATAACTTAAGTATGACTGAGGCAGGACCACCACCGTCTCGTGTGAATGTGACACGAATAGACTCAGATGGAGGGGTTCAAGGTTACATTGATTATGGATATGGAAACTTTTGGAGAATACGTTCGAATATAACGATTCATGGGCAGTTGCTTGATAATAATGGTAATCCAGTGCCGAATACGCCAGTTGAATTTACTGTCGTCCGTGAGATTAATAATACGCCGATTAGTGGAGCCTCTACAACAGATAGTGATGGGAACTTTTCTGTCAATGTTAATAATATTGGACCAGCAGCCGGCTACTTATCGTATTATACAGGGTATCGGATTCATTATTTCGACTTGATTCCCCTTATTGCTTCCTCTAACGGTGTTCAGTTGGCGTCAAATGAAGATGGGGTATATCACTTTGCCTATTCAACGTTTTAA
- a CDS encoding flagellar protein FlaG encodes MEVKSNQSVASEFIQRTKEFYPPESTAQGSKQVSAANHVEEAQKIQKEASKDELVKQVDTLNDLVNHTFTNLKFQLHDDLDRYYVQVVDRQTDEVVREVPPEQFLDMISSMLEYAGLIIDKKI; translated from the coding sequence ATGGAAGTGAAATCCAATCAGTCGGTGGCGTCCGAATTTATTCAGCGGACGAAAGAATTCTATCCGCCTGAATCAACAGCACAAGGAAGTAAACAGGTAAGTGCCGCTAATCATGTTGAAGAGGCACAAAAAATTCAAAAAGAAGCGTCAAAAGATGAACTTGTGAAACAAGTGGATACATTAAATGATTTAGTCAATCATACTTTTACAAATCTTAAATTCCAGCTTCATGATGACTTAGATAGGTACTATGTTCAAGTCGTCGACCGTCAAACTGATGAAGTGGTTAGGGAAGTGCCGCCAGAGCAATTTTTAGATATGATTTCCTCGATGCTTGAGTATGCTGGTTTGATTATTGATAAAAAAATATAA